The following are encoded together in the Bradyrhizobium algeriense genome:
- the glgX gene encoding glycogen debranching protein GlgX: MRLSAGSAARLGASWDGRGTNFALFSANAEKVELCLFDGQGRRELERIELPERSEDVWHGYLNDVSPGQLYGYRVHGPYAPERGHRFNANKLLLDPYAKRLAGRLVWSDAHFGYRTGSAREDLSFDRRDNARGMPKAVVVDETFNWGRREIRPNVAWEDTIIYEAHVKGLTQRRHDVSPGWRGTYGGLCAPAMIDHLKKLGVTTIELLPIHGLIDDRVLVERKLANYWGYNTLAFFAPEPRYAQDNALDAFRTTVARLHDAGIEVMLDVVYNHTAEGNHLGPTLSFRGIDNASYYWLNKDNPRYYDDFTGCGSSVNLSHPRVLQMVMDSLRYWVEVCHVDGFRFDLATTLARGPNGYDRNAAFLTAVRQDPVLATVKLVAEPWDLGMGGYQVGAFPSQWSEWNDRYRSAMRRYWSGEGSLIGEVSRRMTASSDLFRHDNRATRASVNHITVHDGFTLADLFSYNDKHNEANGEDNRDGSNDNHSNNCGHEGPTSDAAIVALRRQLRKNQLACLFLAQGTPLLLAGDEVGNSQNGNNNAYCQDNETGWVNWDNLGKQGDDLTDFVSHMTALRRRFAQLRCQRWLSGRRKDGSYGVLWLTPAAEEMQEADWNFPEGRFLAFVLGPMEQGQPPIFIVLNAAPEEIAFKLPEMPEYKNWQQVLNTTEAVQSPTRLASGAATSAPPRSVLAFAGTA, translated from the coding sequence ATGCGATTGTCCGCGGGAAGCGCCGCCCGCCTCGGAGCAAGCTGGGACGGACGGGGCACCAACTTTGCGCTGTTCTCGGCCAATGCGGAAAAGGTCGAGCTTTGCCTGTTCGACGGCCAGGGCCGCCGCGAGCTCGAACGGATCGAACTGCCCGAGCGCAGCGAGGACGTCTGGCACGGCTATCTCAACGACGTCTCGCCCGGGCAGCTCTACGGCTATCGCGTCCACGGCCCCTATGCGCCCGAGCGCGGGCACCGCTTCAACGCCAACAAGCTGCTGCTCGATCCCTACGCCAAGCGGCTCGCCGGCCGGCTGGTGTGGAGCGATGCGCATTTCGGCTATCGCACCGGCAGCGCGCGCGAGGATCTTTCCTTCGACCGCCGCGACAATGCCCGCGGGATGCCGAAGGCGGTCGTGGTCGACGAGACCTTCAACTGGGGCCGCCGCGAGATACGGCCGAACGTCGCCTGGGAAGACACCATCATCTACGAGGCCCACGTCAAGGGCCTGACGCAGAGGCGCCACGACGTCTCGCCGGGCTGGCGCGGCACCTATGGCGGGCTGTGCGCGCCGGCGATGATCGATCACCTCAAGAAGCTCGGCGTCACCACCATCGAATTGCTGCCGATCCACGGGCTGATCGACGACCGGGTGCTGGTGGAAAGGAAGCTTGCCAACTACTGGGGTTACAACACGCTGGCCTTCTTCGCGCCGGAGCCGCGCTATGCGCAAGACAACGCGCTCGATGCATTCCGCACCACGGTGGCGCGGCTGCACGATGCCGGCATCGAGGTGATGCTTGACGTGGTCTATAATCACACCGCCGAAGGCAATCACCTCGGCCCGACGCTGAGTTTCCGCGGCATCGACAACGCGTCCTATTACTGGCTCAACAAGGACAACCCGCGCTACTACGACGACTTCACCGGCTGCGGCAGCTCGGTCAACCTCAGCCATCCGCGTGTGCTGCAGATGGTGATGGATTCGCTGCGCTACTGGGTCGAGGTCTGTCACGTCGACGGCTTCCGCTTCGACCTCGCTACCACGCTGGCGCGCGGGCCGAATGGATACGACCGCAACGCCGCCTTCCTGACCGCGGTGCGGCAGGACCCGGTGCTGGCAACCGTCAAGCTGGTCGCCGAGCCGTGGGATCTCGGCATGGGCGGCTATCAGGTCGGCGCGTTTCCCTCGCAATGGTCGGAATGGAACGACCGCTATCGCAGCGCGATGCGGCGCTACTGGAGCGGCGAAGGCAGCCTGATCGGCGAAGTCTCGCGCCGCATGACCGCCTCATCCGACCTGTTTCGTCACGACAACCGCGCGACCCGCGCCAGCGTCAATCACATCACCGTCCATGATGGTTTCACGCTGGCCGACCTGTTCAGCTATAACGACAAGCACAACGAGGCCAACGGCGAGGACAATCGCGACGGCTCCAACGACAACCACAGCAACAATTGCGGCCATGAGGGCCCGACCAGCGACGCCGCGATCGTTGCGCTGCGCCGGCAGCTCCGCAAGAACCAGCTCGCCTGCCTGTTCCTCGCGCAAGGCACGCCCCTGCTGCTGGCCGGCGACGAGGTCGGCAATTCGCAGAACGGCAACAACAACGCCTATTGCCAGGACAACGAGACCGGCTGGGTGAACTGGGACAATCTCGGCAAGCAGGGCGACGACCTCACCGATTTCGTCAGCCACATGACCGCGCTGCGCCGGCGCTTCGCCCAACTGCGCTGCCAGCGCTGGCTCTCCGGGCGGCGCAAGGATGGCTCCTATGGCGTGCTGTGGCTGACGCCGGCGGCCGAGGAGATGCAGGAAGCCGATTGGAATTTTCCGGAGGGACGATTCCTCGCCTTTGTACTGGGGCCGATGGAACAAGGTCAGCCGCCGATCTTTATCGTCCTGAATGCCGCGCCTGAAGAGATCGCTTTCAAATTGCCCGAGATGCCCGAGTACAAAAACTGGCAGCAGGTGCTGAACACGACCGAGGCCGTGCAGAGCCCGACCAGACTGGCTTCGGGTGCCGCAACCAGCGCGCCGCCGCGGTCGGTGCTTGCCTTTGCGGGCACGGCATGA
- the treZ gene encoding malto-oligosyltrehalose trehalohydrolase — protein MNDRQFGPCLANYGTRFRLWAPAAKRVDVMLEQPHAMKRGEDGWFTADIAGVKAGARYKFRIDKEIDVPDPASAFQPDDVFGPSEVIDHQAYPWQAAAWRGRPWQEAVIVEAHVGTFTREGSYRAMIDRLDHLAETGITALELMPLADFAGARNWGYDGVLWYAPDSAYGRPEDLKALIDAAHLRGLMVMLDVVYNHFGPEGNYLGRYAPTFFTEAHTPWGSAIDYRVKEVRAFAIENALSWLRDYRFDGLRLDAVNSIVEPGGLSLLHDLSAAAGKLAAETGRHIHLVLENGDNRASILDAAQDPPQGKYRAQWNDDYHHAWRVLMTGEKQGYYGDYQRSPISDIARSLSSGFVYQGEPSAFRGGKRGEPSGHLAPTAFINFLQNHDQIGNRALGDRLESYTDAQAIEAALAVLLLAPSIPMLFMGEEWGSKAPFPFFCDFGGNLADAVRKGRRSEYAWAYSEFGDEVPDALDPSTRDSAVLDWKERDAPAARKRLTLVRELLKVRQQQIVLRLAGAEFGEAHAGDNHLLTANWQMGDGVTLHLLANLSDRAISHAPGMPTGTLIWGSELGDSVPPWTVLWRIG, from the coding sequence ATGAACGACCGGCAATTCGGCCCGTGTCTGGCAAACTACGGCACGCGGTTTCGGCTGTGGGCGCCCGCGGCGAAACGCGTCGATGTCATGCTGGAGCAGCCTCACGCGATGAAGCGCGGCGAGGACGGCTGGTTCACGGCCGACATCGCCGGCGTGAAGGCCGGCGCGCGCTACAAATTCCGCATCGATAAAGAGATCGACGTGCCGGATCCGGCGTCGGCGTTTCAGCCCGATGATGTCTTCGGCCCGAGCGAAGTGATCGATCATCAAGCCTATCCATGGCAAGCCGCAGCCTGGCGCGGCCGGCCGTGGCAGGAGGCGGTAATCGTCGAGGCCCATGTCGGGACTTTCACTAGGGAAGGCAGCTATCGCGCGATGATCGACAGGCTCGATCATCTCGCAGAGACCGGCATCACTGCGCTGGAATTGATGCCGCTGGCGGATTTCGCGGGTGCGCGCAACTGGGGCTATGACGGCGTGCTGTGGTACGCGCCCGACAGCGCCTATGGGCGGCCCGAGGATCTCAAGGCGTTGATCGACGCGGCGCATCTGCGCGGGCTGATGGTGATGCTCGACGTGGTCTATAACCATTTCGGCCCCGAAGGAAATTATCTCGGCCGCTATGCGCCCACCTTCTTCACCGAAGCGCACACACCCTGGGGCAGCGCGATCGATTATCGCGTGAAGGAAGTCCGTGCGTTTGCGATCGAGAACGCGCTATCCTGGCTGCGCGACTATCGCTTCGACGGGCTGCGGCTCGATGCCGTCAACTCGATCGTCGAGCCGGGCGGGTTGTCGCTGCTGCACGATCTCAGTGCCGCTGCCGGCAAACTCGCCGCGGAAACCGGCCGGCACATTCACCTCGTGCTGGAAAACGGCGACAACCGCGCCAGCATTCTGGACGCCGCGCAAGACCCGCCGCAGGGAAAATATCGCGCGCAGTGGAACGACGACTATCATCACGCCTGGCGCGTGCTGATGACCGGCGAGAAGCAGGGCTATTATGGCGACTACCAGCGCTCGCCGATCTCGGACATTGCCCGCTCGCTGTCATCCGGCTTCGTCTATCAGGGAGAGCCGTCGGCGTTTCGCGGCGGCAAGCGCGGTGAGCCGAGCGGCCATCTGGCACCGACAGCTTTCATCAACTTCCTGCAGAACCACGACCAGATCGGCAATCGCGCACTGGGCGACCGGCTCGAAAGCTATACGGATGCGCAAGCGATCGAAGCCGCGCTCGCCGTGCTGCTGTTGGCGCCATCCATTCCCATGCTGTTCATGGGCGAAGAATGGGGCTCGAAGGCGCCCTTCCCGTTCTTTTGCGATTTCGGTGGCAACCTCGCCGATGCCGTCCGCAAGGGCCGCCGCAGCGAATATGCTTGGGCCTATTCGGAATTCGGCGACGAGGTGCCGGACGCACTCGATCCATCGACGCGCGATTCCGCCGTGCTCGACTGGAAAGAGCGCGACGCGCCGGCAGCACGGAAACGGCTGACGCTGGTGCGGGAGCTGCTAAAAGTCCGCCAGCAGCAGATTGTCCTGCGGCTCGCGGGCGCGGAATTCGGCGAGGCGCACGCGGGCGACAACCACCTGCTGACGGCCAATTGGCAGATGGGCGATGGCGTCACGCTTCACCTGCTCGCCAACCTGTCGGACCGGGCCATCAGCCATGCGCCCGGAATGCCCACGGGAACCCTGATCTGGGGCAGCGAGTTGGGCGACAGCGTCCCGCCATGGACGGTGCTCTGGCGCATCGGATAG